From Doryrhamphus excisus isolate RoL2022-K1 chromosome 22, RoL_Dexc_1.0, whole genome shotgun sequence, one genomic window encodes:
- the si:dkey-191m6.4 gene encoding rho GTPase-activating protein 22 isoform X4 — protein MTTMLSPKIRQARRARSKSMVMGEVTRGSCQPASPSLQEGALKAGWLKKQRSIMKNWQLRWFVLRSDQLYFYKDEEETKPQGCIPLQGCQVNELTANPDEPGRHLFEIVPACLQVCLAKIGGRPITQFLHTQ, from the exons ATGACAACCATGCTGAGTCCCAAGATCAGGCAGGCCAGAAGAG CCAGGTCCAAAAGCATGGTGATGGGCGAGGTGACGCGGGGTTCCTGCCAGCCGGCTTCGCCCAGCCTCCAGGAGGGGGCGCTGAAGGCCGGCTGGTTGAAGAAGCAGCGCAGCATCATGAAGAACTGGCAGCTGAGGTGGTTCGTGCTACGGTCAGATCAACTCTACTTCTACAAAGACGAAGAAGAAACTAAACCACAg GGCTGTATACCCCTGCAGGGATGCCAGGTGAATGAACTTACAGCAAACCCGGATGAACCTGGAAGACACCTTTTTGAGATTGTTCCAG CGTGCTTACAAGTTTGTTTGGCAAAGATTGGAGGACGACCCATCACCCAGTTCCTGCACACACAGTGA